From Virgibacillus natechei, the proteins below share one genomic window:
- a CDS encoding ATP-binding cassette domain-containing protein, with protein MHIEAKNLHLAYGSDQILHDINVEITEPKIYGLLGRNGAGKTSLLSLFGSFREPTSGKLLMDGEEPFENAGIMQQVTFMYNKDFTGETDPPSSVIKHIKRYRPNFNLDYAEELLKKFKLEEKKPLQKLSTGKQSAFNVVVGLASRSPITIFDEVYLGMDAPARDLFYKELLKEQEIHPRIMILSTHLVSEMDYLFDEVIIINEGNLLLHESYDDLVSRGVTVVGNKLAVDAFAKDKEVLNEEQLGDTRSITLYGALSEADKASAKEQGLNIGPVSLQDLFIQLTKEEH; from the coding sequence ATGCATATTGAGGCAAAGAACCTTCATCTCGCATATGGGAGCGATCAAATCTTGCATGATATAAACGTTGAAATAACCGAACCAAAAATCTATGGCTTACTCGGTAGAAATGGCGCAGGTAAAACATCCCTCCTTTCCCTATTTGGTTCATTTCGTGAACCTACGTCCGGTAAATTATTGATGGATGGCGAGGAACCATTTGAAAATGCCGGGATCATGCAACAGGTAACTTTTATGTACAACAAGGACTTTACTGGAGAAACTGATCCTCCATCAAGTGTCATAAAACATATAAAACGCTACCGTCCAAATTTTAATTTAGATTATGCAGAAGAGCTATTAAAAAAATTCAAGCTTGAAGAAAAAAAGCCACTTCAAAAACTATCTACAGGGAAGCAATCTGCTTTTAACGTCGTTGTCGGATTAGCGAGCAGATCACCGATTACCATTTTTGATGAAGTATATCTTGGAATGGATGCACCAGCTCGAGATTTATTTTATAAAGAACTATTAAAAGAACAAGAAATCCATCCACGAATCATGATTTTATCTACACATCTCGTTTCTGAAATGGATTATTTATTTGATGAGGTAATCATTATTAACGAAGGGAATCTACTCCTTCACGAATCATACGATGACTTAGTATCTCGTGGAGTGACCGTGGTTGGAAATAAACTGGCAGTTGATGCATTTGCTAAAGATAAAGAAGTATTAAATGAAGAACAATTAGGTGATACAAGATCAATAACACTTTACGGTGCCTTAAGTGAAGCTGATAAAGCTTCTGCAAAAGAGCAAGGGCTTAATATTGGTCCTGTCTCACTCCAGGATTTATTTATTCAACTAACAAAGGAGGAGCATTAA
- a CDS encoding IS4 family transposase produces MDNNTIKTVFKEYIHPLDSKVIQKMIDHVGLDKYVKKFDVLAYTKTFIYAQLKELDNLQRVSDTIKRQKTVQRLVGIESISKSQLSRKNREIPHEMFEVILHHLIQKLHHTLGPRMVSKELGKLHLIDSSTISMCLSQYEWADFRDTKAGVKMHTSISFCDDLSYPNKVILTPARPADETQLDALIVPDKNVLHVWDRGYFNFDKFDDYSKNNIRFATRIKKNTVVHVIEELPVDSSSPITRHAIVKMGNMKKPVQLVETRDSEGNQIRIVCNDAKLSAQEISDIYRNRWQIELFFKWVKQHLIIKKLYGKSENAVYNQLYLAMIVFCLTLLMKNKIGYKGTLMQMLHWISDCWSKSMTTFISNVFKAPERTSSGRRRQEHEKIFEETLAQYESGDVLHLDDQLYDPII; encoded by the coding sequence ATGGACAATAATACCATAAAAACTGTATTCAAGGAATACATTCATCCATTAGATTCAAAAGTAATTCAAAAAATGATTGACCACGTTGGGCTTGATAAGTATGTCAAAAAGTTCGATGTACTGGCATATACGAAAACTTTTATCTATGCACAACTAAAAGAACTAGATAATCTTCAGCGAGTAAGTGACACGATTAAACGTCAGAAAACAGTTCAAAGATTAGTGGGCATAGAAAGTATTAGTAAATCACAACTTTCTCGAAAAAATAGGGAGATCCCACACGAAATGTTTGAGGTAATCCTCCATCATTTAATTCAAAAACTGCACCATACACTTGGACCGAGAATGGTAAGCAAAGAACTTGGAAAGCTTCATCTGATTGATTCATCAACCATTTCAATGTGTCTGAGTCAATATGAGTGGGCAGATTTTCGAGATACAAAAGCTGGGGTGAAGATGCATACCTCCATTTCCTTTTGCGATGATCTTTCTTACCCAAATAAAGTTATTCTTACACCGGCAAGACCTGCAGATGAAACACAGCTGGATGCATTGATTGTGCCGGATAAAAACGTGCTTCATGTATGGGATCGAGGCTATTTCAACTTTGATAAATTTGACGATTACTCGAAAAATAATATTCGTTTTGCTACACGCATTAAAAAGAATACGGTGGTACATGTAATCGAAGAATTACCCGTTGACAGTTCTTCTCCAATCACCCGTCATGCCATCGTGAAAATGGGAAACATGAAAAAACCAGTTCAATTAGTAGAAACACGAGACAGTGAAGGAAATCAAATTAGAATTGTGTGTAATGATGCGAAACTGAGTGCACAGGAAATCAGTGATATTTATCGTAATCGCTGGCAAATTGAACTTTTTTTCAAATGGGTAAAGCAACATCTCATTATCAAAAAGTTGTATGGAAAAAGTGAAAATGCCGTATATAACCAACTATACTTAGCTATGATTGTGTTCTGCTTAACGCTTTTGATGAAAAACAAAATAGGCTATAAAGGTACACTTATGCAAATGCTTCACTGGATTAGTGATTGCTGGTCTAAATCAATGACAACTTTTATTTCCAACGTATTCAAGGCACCTGAACGCACATCCAGTGGAAGACGACGGCAAGAGCACGAAAAAATCTTTGAAGAAACCTTAGCACAATACGAATCTGGAGATGTTTTGCACTTAGATGATCAACTATATGATCCAATTATTTAA
- a CDS encoding HI0074 family nucleotidyltransferase substrate-binding subunit, with product MTFELACKVLKDYLEAKGYVIKSPRETLKQAFQNGLIEDGHAWIDALSKRNLTTHTYDEALADKFILEIKQIYAPLSLHKKLSE from the coding sequence ATGACATTTGAACTAGCTTGTAAAGTTTTAAAGGACTACTTGGAGGCGAAGGGGTATGTTATAAAAAGCCCTAGAGAAACGTTAAAGCAGGCATTTCAAAATGGTTTGATAGAGGATGGTCATGCTTGGATAGATGCTCTGTCGAAACGGAATTTAACAACCCACACGTATGACGAAGCACTAGCTGATAAATTTATTCTTGAAATCAAACAAATATACGCCCCTCTATCATTACATAAAAAGCTTTCAGAGTAA
- a CDS encoding NUDIX hydrolase, which produces MDTTPKHIIAVSANVTNENEETLLVKTHWRSDTWEAPGGQVEEGEPLDKAVCREILEETGIVIAPIGITGLYYNTTKHLLSVVFKAKYVSGDIKIQPEEIKEAKFIKLTEENIDSYITRPHMKSRTIDCMKAKNFIPYETWEVNPYNLVGRLF; this is translated from the coding sequence ATGGATACGACACCAAAACATATAATTGCAGTTTCTGCTAATGTTACTAACGAAAATGAAGAAACTCTATTAGTCAAGACACATTGGCGGTCTGATACTTGGGAAGCTCCAGGAGGACAGGTGGAAGAGGGAGAACCTCTTGATAAAGCTGTATGTAGAGAAATATTAGAGGAAACAGGAATAGTTATCGCACCTATTGGAATAACAGGATTGTATTACAATACTACGAAACATTTATTATCTGTGGTTTTTAAGGCGAAATATGTTAGTGGAGACATAAAAATTCAACCAGAAGAAATTAAAGAGGCTAAATTCATTAAACTAACTGAGGAAAATATTGATAGTTACATAACTCGCCCGCATATGAAGTCTCGCACAATTGATTGTATGAAAGCCAAAAATTTCATTCCTTATGAAACTTGGGAGGTAAATCCTTATAACTTAGTAGGTAGATTATTTTAA
- a CDS encoding diacylglycerol kinase: MRNARIIYNPTSGRESFKKELPTVLERFEVAGYETSTHATTSEGDATEAAKVAVDRRYDLIVVAGGDGTINEVINGMAEQEHRPKLGIIPGGTTNDFARALNIPRDINKAVDIILADQSKFLDIGKVNNHYFMNIAGGGKLTELTYEVPSKLKTMLGHLAYYMKGIEMLPSLKPIRAQIEYDGNVIDEEIMLFLVANTNSVGGFEKLAPNARMDDGYFDLLILRKINLAEFIRIATLAQRGLHLESENIIYAQAKDIKVSTDEKMQLNIDGEYGGLLPGEFLNLQQHIEILLPDIFIEKETFELK; this comes from the coding sequence ATGAGGAATGCACGGATCATCTATAATCCGACATCTGGTCGAGAGTCATTTAAAAAGGAATTACCAACTGTTTTGGAGCGTTTTGAAGTGGCAGGGTATGAAACATCGACACATGCAACGACTAGCGAAGGGGATGCCACAGAGGCCGCGAAAGTAGCTGTTGATAGAAGGTATGACCTGATCGTTGTTGCAGGTGGGGATGGCACAATTAATGAAGTTATTAATGGAATGGCAGAGCAGGAACATCGCCCTAAACTTGGCATTATACCAGGAGGTACGACGAATGATTTTGCTCGTGCATTAAATATCCCGCGCGACATCAACAAAGCAGTTGATATTATTTTAGCTGATCAATCGAAGTTTTTGGATATTGGTAAAGTGAATAATCATTACTTCATGAATATAGCGGGTGGTGGTAAACTTACCGAGCTCACCTATGAGGTCCCAAGTAAGTTAAAGACAATGCTTGGTCATCTTGCTTATTATATGAAAGGGATCGAAATGCTTCCCTCCTTAAAACCAATACGTGCACAAATCGAATATGATGGAAACGTAATCGATGAAGAAATCATGTTATTTTTAGTAGCGAACACGAATTCAGTTGGTGGTTTTGAGAAACTTGCACCAAATGCTAGAATGGACGATGGTTACTTTGATTTACTGATCTTACGCAAAATAAATTTAGCTGAGTTTATTCGAATTGCGACACTTGCACAGCGTGGTCTCCACTTGGAGAGTGAGAATATTATCTATGCACAGGCAAAAGATATAAAAGTATCGACTGATGAAAAGATGCAATTGAATATAGATGGTGAATATGGCGGATTATTGCCTGGGGAATTTTTGAATCTACAACAGCATATTGAAATTCTATTACCAGATATATTTATCGAAAAAGAAACATTCGAATTGAAGTAG
- the tnpA gene encoding IS200/IS605 family transposase — translation MDGYRKSGHAVYDIKYHVIWVTKYRYKILRGHIAVRTRELIRQGCEARGITILQGSVGKDHIHLLLSCPPSIAPSKVLQYLKGRSSRLLQDEFPELKKRYWGQHLWARGYFCATVGTVTDEIIRNYIANQFNEGKDDIFKIEE, via the coding sequence ATGGACGGATATCGAAAAAGTGGTCATGCAGTGTATGATATCAAGTATCACGTAATATGGGTAACAAAATATAGATATAAGATATTACGGGGGCACATAGCAGTAAGGACAAGGGAATTGATTAGACAGGGTTGTGAAGCAAGAGGAATTACAATTTTGCAAGGAAGTGTCGGTAAAGACCATATTCACTTATTGTTATCCTGCCCACCGAGTATTGCTCCAAGTAAAGTTTTGCAGTATCTAAAAGGCAGGTCATCAAGATTATTACAGGATGAATTTCCAGAACTGAAGAAGCGCTATTGGGGTCAGCATTTGTGGGCAAGAGGATACTTTTGTGCCACAGTTGGAACGGTAACAGATGAGATAATAAGAAATTATATAGCCAATCAATTCAATGAAGGCAAGGACGACATATTCAAGATTGAAGAATGA
- a CDS encoding GntR family transcriptional regulator → MKNLFNEDKPIYKQVREQIEDQIINKQLHPNDQAPSTNQLVSFYKINHATVSKGINQLIEEEILYKKRGIGMFVTEGSREKLLDKRRELFIEDYIVTLVQEANKLEITNEEILKFIKKVKGSEK, encoded by the coding sequence ATGAAAAATCTTTTCAATGAAGACAAACCTATCTATAAGCAAGTTCGTGAACAAATTGAAGATCAGATTATTAATAAACAATTGCACCCCAACGATCAGGCACCTTCTACAAATCAGTTAGTAAGTTTCTATAAAATCAACCATGCCACAGTTTCTAAGGGGATCAATCAACTGATAGAAGAGGAAATACTTTATAAGAAAAGGGGAATTGGTATGTTTGTCACTGAAGGATCCAGAGAAAAATTACTCGATAAACGACGCGAATTATTTATTGAAGATTACATCGTCACACTCGTTCAAGAAGCCAACAAATTAGAAATTACAAATGAGGAAATCCTTAAGTTTATTAAAAAAGTTAAAGGAAGTGAAAAATAA
- the rlmD gene encoding 23S rRNA (uracil(1939)-C(5))-methyltransferase RlmD → MAKQSAPVKKNETITLSFEDLTHEGNGVGKIDGYPLFVPYGLPGEEAQVKVIKVNKNFGFGKLLEVKNPSPERVEPPCDVFYKCGGCQIQHMSYDLQLDMKQNQVKSVMRKIAHLDHVPVHSTIGMEDPWRYRNKVQIPVGEKDGELITGFYQKRSHAIIEDQDTCVVQDEVNDRMVEAVRRIASRLGIRAYDEKGHRGVLRHIMVRTGRETNDTMIVLITRTEKLPHKEQLIKEITETYPHVKSIMHNVNNKQTNVIFGQEIKRLWGEDYIYDTIGDIRFAISAKSFYQVNPPQTKILYDKALEYAKIDSNDTVIDAYCGIGSISLFLAQKAKKVYGVEVVPEAINDAKMNAELNDITNAEFHVGEAEKVMPKWKAQGLNPDVIVVDPPRKGCDEELLKAMTDMQPKRIVYVSCNPSTLARDLRILEDGGYETQEVQPVDMFPQTNHVECISQLILKEGN, encoded by the coding sequence ATGGCTAAACAATCAGCACCGGTTAAAAAGAATGAAACAATTACGCTTAGCTTTGAAGATCTCACACATGAAGGAAATGGTGTGGGAAAGATTGATGGCTATCCATTATTCGTACCCTATGGTTTGCCTGGTGAGGAAGCGCAAGTGAAGGTTATTAAAGTAAATAAAAATTTTGGCTTTGGGAAATTGCTTGAAGTGAAAAATCCAAGTCCTGAGCGCGTAGAGCCTCCTTGCGACGTTTTTTATAAATGTGGTGGCTGTCAAATCCAGCATATGAGCTATGACCTGCAGCTTGATATGAAACAAAATCAGGTGAAAAGCGTGATGCGCAAGATCGCACATCTGGATCATGTACCTGTCCATTCGACTATTGGCATGGAAGATCCGTGGCGCTATCGTAATAAGGTACAAATTCCTGTAGGTGAAAAGGACGGCGAACTGATAACCGGTTTTTATCAGAAACGAAGTCATGCGATTATTGAAGATCAGGATACATGTGTGGTTCAAGACGAAGTGAATGATCGAATGGTGGAGGCCGTTCGTCGTATAGCGAGTCGGTTAGGCATTCGGGCATATGATGAAAAAGGGCATCGTGGTGTATTGCGTCACATTATGGTCCGAACAGGAAGAGAAACAAATGATACGATGATCGTTCTCATTACACGCACGGAAAAGTTACCACATAAGGAGCAATTGATCAAAGAAATTACAGAAACCTATCCACATGTGAAATCGATCATGCATAACGTCAATAACAAACAAACGAATGTAATCTTCGGTCAAGAAATAAAACGTTTATGGGGAGAGGATTATATTTACGACACGATTGGTGATATCCGTTTTGCAATCTCAGCAAAATCATTTTACCAAGTTAATCCCCCACAGACGAAAATTCTATATGATAAAGCATTGGAATACGCGAAGATCGATAGCAATGATACCGTAATCGATGCTTACTGCGGGATTGGAAGTATTTCTTTATTTCTAGCTCAAAAAGCCAAAAAGGTCTATGGTGTCGAAGTCGTTCCTGAAGCAATAAATGATGCAAAGATGAATGCAGAATTAAACGACATCACAAATGCGGAATTCCACGTTGGAGAAGCAGAAAAAGTCATGCCAAAGTGGAAAGCACAAGGACTAAACCCAGACGTCATTGTAGTGGACCCGCCACGTAAGGGCTGTGATGAAGAGCTGTTAAAAGCGATGACTGATATGCAACCGAAGCGGATCGTTTACGTATCATGTAACCCATCAACATTAGCTAGAGACTTGCGCATATTGGAAGACGGTGGATATGAGACCCAAGAAGTCCAGCCAGTTGATATGTTTCCACAGACGAATCACGTAGAGTGTATCTCGCAACTCATTTTAAAAGAAGGCAACTAA
- a CDS encoding DinB family protein has translation MDVLNKFKELKTFKIEEIQGYSPQIGQLVSMMEYARFTTLNEVRGLTVEQLDFLPNKGGNSIGALLLHIAAVEFGFQVELFDRRKPNTQEIEEWGAAYQLDDLGRNEIKGNPLEFYIEKLEKVRNRTLEEFKKRNDKWLYEEAVWDNNSSNNYFIWFHTFEDEINHRGQIRILKKMLPNL, from the coding sequence ATGGACGTACTTAATAAATTCAAAGAACTTAAGACATTTAAAATTGAGGAAATTCAAGGATATTCACCACAAATTGGGCAGTTGGTTTCTATGATGGAATATGCTAGATTTACAACATTAAATGAGGTTAGAGGGTTAACTGTTGAGCAGTTAGATTTTTTGCCAAATAAAGGGGGTAATTCAATTGGGGCATTATTGCTACATATAGCTGCTGTTGAGTTTGGATTTCAAGTTGAGTTATTCGATAGGAGAAAGCCTAATACTCAAGAGATTGAAGAATGGGGAGCTGCCTATCAACTTGATGATTTAGGAAGAAATGAGATTAAAGGTAATCCTTTAGAGTTTTATATCGAGAAATTGGAAAAGGTTCGTAACAGAACCTTAGAAGAGTTTAAAAAAAGAAATGACAAGTGGTTATACGAAGAAGCGGTTTGGGATAACAATTCATCCAATAATTATTTTATTTGGTTCCATACCTTCGAAGACGAAATCAACCATAGGGGACAAATTAGGATATTAAAAAAGATGCTACCTAATCTATAA
- a CDS encoding MazG nucleotide pyrophosphohydrolase domain-containing protein: MKQLTFQEFQNYLALKYKEGRSSSALFMKLVEEVGEVAEVLNQLEGRKEISGDTPLEKELVDVIHYAMAIASINHIDLTKAIIKKDSQASIKYNQSPNLEAFLVLQDKEH, translated from the coding sequence ATGAAACAATTAACATTCCAAGAGTTCCAGAACTACCTAGCATTAAAATATAAAGAAGGACGCTCTTCATCTGCTTTATTTATGAAACTTGTAGAAGAAGTTGGCGAGGTAGCAGAGGTGCTAAACCAGCTAGAAGGTCGAAAGGAAATTTCTGGGGATACTCCTTTAGAAAAAGAGTTAGTTGATGTCATACATTACGCAATGGCAATTGCCAGTATAAATCACATTGATTTAACAAAAGCCATCATTAAAAAGGATAGTCAAGCTTCAATTAAATATAATCAATCTCCAAATTTAGAAGCGTTTTTAGTATTACAAGATAAAGAACATTAG
- the gatA gene encoding Asp-tRNA(Asn)/Glu-tRNA(Gln) amidotransferase subunit GatA — MSLFDYSIKELEQKIHNKEISVKDLVNTSYDRIEEVDDQVKAFLTLDKENALEQANELDNDTTDRQTSRLFGMPIGIKDNIVTMGLRTTCGSQFLRNFDDPLYNATVMNKLNAQKAVTIGKLNMDEFAMGSSNENSGFYPTRNPWNTDYVPGGSSGGSAASVAAGEVLFSLGSDTGGSIREPAAFCGVVGMKPTYGRVSRFGLVAFASSLDQIGPITRTVEDNARVLEVISGLDENDSTSADVEVPAFTESLTNDVKGLKIAVPKEYLGEGVSEEVKASIQQVLKVYESLGATWEEVSLPHSKYAISTYYIIASSEASANLARFDGVRYGVRSENATNMMDMFKLSRSEGFGDEVKRRIMLGTFALSSGYYDAYYKKAQKARTLIKNDFEAIFNDYDIVIGPTAPTPAFKIGEKTDDPLTMYASDIITIPVNLAGLPGISVPCGFSEEGLPFGLQIIGKHFDEGTIYRAAHAYEQATDHHKKRPQLGGAGK; from the coding sequence ATGTCGCTATTTGATTACAGTATAAAAGAGTTGGAACAAAAGATACATAATAAGGAAATTTCGGTTAAAGACCTGGTAAATACTTCCTATGATCGCATTGAAGAAGTGGATGATCAGGTGAAGGCATTTTTAACATTGGATAAAGAAAATGCACTTGAACAGGCAAACGAACTGGATAATGATACGACTGATCGTCAAACAAGTCGTTTATTCGGCATGCCGATTGGTATTAAGGACAATATCGTTACAATGGGGCTACGGACAACCTGTGGGAGTCAATTTTTAAGAAACTTCGATGACCCTTTATATAATGCTACTGTGATGAATAAGTTGAATGCGCAAAAAGCAGTAACGATTGGGAAATTGAATATGGATGAATTTGCGATGGGATCTTCCAATGAGAACTCTGGCTTCTATCCGACACGAAACCCTTGGAATACGGACTATGTACCAGGTGGATCCAGTGGCGGTTCAGCAGCATCTGTAGCAGCAGGAGAGGTGCTTTTTAGCTTAGGATCTGATACTGGTGGATCTATTCGTGAACCTGCAGCCTTTTGCGGTGTGGTAGGCATGAAGCCAACTTATGGTCGCGTATCGCGTTTTGGATTGGTTGCATTTGCTTCGTCACTCGATCAAATCGGTCCAATCACTCGTACGGTAGAGGATAATGCAAGAGTACTTGAAGTGATTTCAGGTCTGGATGAAAATGATTCAACTAGTGCAGATGTAGAAGTACCTGCTTTTACTGAATCGTTAACAAATGATGTTAAAGGATTAAAGATTGCAGTGCCAAAAGAATACCTCGGTGAAGGCGTATCGGAAGAAGTGAAAGCATCTATTCAACAAGTATTGAAAGTATATGAATCATTGGGTGCTACGTGGGAAGAGGTTTCGTTGCCACACTCCAAGTATGCCATTTCAACCTACTATATTATCGCATCATCGGAAGCATCAGCTAATCTTGCTCGCTTTGATGGAGTACGTTATGGCGTGCGTTCCGAAAATGCTACGAATATGATGGACATGTTCAAGCTTTCCCGTAGTGAAGGTTTTGGAGATGAAGTTAAACGTCGTATTATGCTCGGCACATTTGCGCTTAGCTCTGGTTATTATGACGCCTATTATAAAAAAGCACAAAAAGCACGAACATTAATCAAGAATGATTTCGAAGCTATTTTTAATGACTATGATATCGTGATTGGACCAACAGCGCCAACGCCGGCATTTAAAATTGGTGAAAAAACGGATGACCCATTAACGATGTATGCAAGTGATATTATCACTATTCCAGTGAACTTAGCAGGTTTGCCAGGAATTTCAGTACCTTGTGGATTTTCTGAAGAAGGACTTCCATTCGGTTTACAAATTATTGGCAAGCATTTTGATGAGGGCACTATTTATCGTGCTGCTCATGCTTATGAACAGGCAACAGATCATCATAAAAAACGACCTCAATTAGGAGGTGCAGGCAAATGA
- the gatB gene encoding Asp-tRNA(Asn)/Glu-tRNA(Gln) amidotransferase subunit GatB: MNFETIIGLEVHVELKTNSKIFSSSPNKFGAEPNSNVDPIDLGYPGTLPVLNEEAVNFAMKAAMALNCEIAEDTKFDRKNYFYPDNPKAYQISQFDKPIGENGWIEIEVNGKTKRIGITRLHLEEDAGKLTHGDDGYSLVDFNRQGTPLVEIVSEPDLRSPEEAYAYLEKLKNIIQYTGVSDVKMEEGSLRCDANISLRPIGQEEFGAKAELKNLNSFAYVQKGLEFEEKRQEKELLAGGEILQETRRYDEKTKETVLMRIKEGSDDYRYFPEPDLLPLFIDEAWKERIRNEIPELPDARKKRYIDELELSEYDAAVLTDSKQMADFFEETVQHGAAIKQATNWLMGEVSAYMNKHQKELDDLSITPESLGKMIQLIEDGTLSSKMGKKVFAELVENGGDPEKIIKDKGLVQISDEGQLKEIITGILDENEQSVTDYKNGKEQAVKFLVGQVMKATKGQANPPMVNKILLEEINNR; this comes from the coding sequence ATGAATTTTGAAACGATTATTGGACTAGAAGTTCATGTTGAATTAAAAACGAACTCAAAAATCTTCAGCTCTAGCCCAAATAAATTTGGTGCGGAACCAAACAGTAATGTGGATCCAATCGACTTAGGTTATCCAGGGACGCTACCTGTCTTGAACGAAGAAGCGGTCAATTTTGCGATGAAAGCTGCAATGGCATTGAACTGTGAAATTGCCGAAGATACAAAATTTGATCGTAAGAATTATTTCTATCCAGATAACCCAAAGGCCTATCAGATTTCACAATTCGATAAACCAATTGGCGAAAATGGTTGGATTGAAATTGAAGTAAACGGCAAGACGAAGCGCATCGGCATAACGCGTCTACACCTGGAGGAAGATGCAGGAAAACTGACCCACGGGGATGATGGTTATTCCTTGGTCGATTTTAACAGGCAAGGAACTCCATTAGTTGAGATCGTATCAGAACCGGATTTGCGCTCCCCAGAAGAAGCATATGCATATCTAGAAAAACTGAAAAATATTATACAATATACAGGTGTTTCGGACGTGAAAATGGAAGAAGGATCCTTGCGTTGTGATGCCAATATTTCATTAAGACCGATTGGACAAGAGGAGTTTGGAGCAAAAGCTGAATTAAAAAACTTGAATTCCTTTGCATATGTACAAAAAGGACTTGAATTTGAAGAAAAAAGACAGGAAAAAGAATTATTAGCTGGTGGCGAAATTCTTCAAGAAACGCGTCGTTATGACGAGAAAACAAAAGAAACCGTACTAATGCGTATTAAAGAAGGTTCTGATGATTATCGTTATTTCCCTGAACCGGATCTTTTGCCACTATTTATTGATGAGGCATGGAAAGAACGAATTCGAAACGAGATCCCGGAACTGCCTGACGCAAGGAAAAAGCGTTATATAGATGAGCTAGAACTGTCTGAATATGATGCAGCTGTTTTAACAGATTCGAAGCAGATGGCTGACTTCTTTGAAGAAACCGTCCAACATGGAGCGGCTATCAAACAGGCAACGAACTGGTTAATGGGCGAAGTTTCCGCCTATATGAACAAACATCAAAAAGAATTAGATGACCTGTCGATTACACCAGAATCATTAGGGAAGATGATTCAGTTAATCGAGGATGGAACATTATCTTCTAAAATGGGTAAAAAGGTATTCGCTGAATTAGTTGAAAATGGCGGTGATCCTGAGAAAATTATTAAGGATAAAGGGCTTGTACAAATTTCTGATGAAGGTCAGTTGAAAGAAATAATTACCGGAATTTTGGATGAGAATGAGCAATCCGTTACCGATTACAAAAATGGGAAGGAACAAGCTGTGAAATTCCTGGTTGGTCAGGTTATGAAAGCGACAAAAGGCCAAGCCAACCCTCCGATGGTTAATAAGATTCTTTTAGAAGAAATAAATAATAGATAG